A stretch of DNA from Deltaproteobacteria bacterium:
GAATTTATAAGATGTTTTTCAAAATGTTTGAAATTTACCAGTCATGCAAAAGATGAGATGCTGTACGAAGAATCTGGCGAAATATATGAGATGGAAATAAAAGAGACGTTAGCAGAATGCGAAATATTGGAAGAATATTCCGGTGACAAGCCATACCCCAGTTATCTTGTATTTGGAAGAACTAGAAAACAAAGACCATTGCATATTGTATGCGCACCTGTGCCGGAGGATGAAAAATTGGTTATTATAACAGTATATCAACCTAATCCAGAACTTTGGATTGATTTTAAGAGGAGAAAACTATGAGATGTGTATTGTGCGGGGGAGAGACTGAAAAAAAAGTAATTGATGAGGAAATCAGGGTGACTAATGACCATTTCCTTGTCAAGATGGAGTTAGATGTTTGTAAAAACTGCAATGAAAAATATTATACAGAAGGGCAGGTTGATACCTTAATTCATTTTAAAAAAAGGTTTGAAAAAGA
This window harbors:
- a CDS encoding YgiT-type zinc finger protein encodes the protein MRCVLCGGETEKKVIDEEIRVTNDHFLVKMELDVCKNCNEKYYTEGQVDTLIHFKKRFEKEKVGCLEVGKVYQISS
- a CDS encoding DUF4258 domain-containing protein, encoding MKFTSHAKDEMLYEESGEIYEMEIKETLAECEILEEYSGDKPYPSYLVFGRTRKQRPLHIVCAPVPEDEKLVIITVYQPNPELWIDFKRRKL